The proteins below come from a single Roseiflexus sp. RS-1 genomic window:
- a CDS encoding metal-dependent transcriptional regulator, with translation MADTTRHARARRKPGDAGPTEKMREYLEVIYYLAARGEPVISARLAEWMHVTPPTVADMVSRMEDRGYIMRDGRGEISLTDEGFRLAEAMVRRHRILERFLVDVMGLQWHEIHEEAVRLEHALSPRLEERIEELVGDAATCPHGNPIPGRCASYTGSVRLDQVAPGGVFTLRRISEEAEEDTVLIRYLQNSHLVPGERFAIIDCSPVYGVTLQRDDRQITLSPQIAAYLWGDVTAT, from the coding sequence ATGGCTGATACAACGCGACATGCCAGAGCGCGGCGCAAGCCGGGCGACGCCGGACCGACCGAAAAGATGCGCGAGTATCTGGAAGTCATCTACTATCTGGCGGCGCGTGGCGAACCGGTGATCAGCGCGCGTCTGGCGGAATGGATGCATGTCACCCCGCCGACGGTCGCCGATATGGTGAGCCGAATGGAGGATCGCGGCTACATTATGCGCGATGGGCGCGGTGAGATTTCGCTGACCGATGAAGGTTTTCGTCTGGCGGAAGCGATGGTGCGGCGACATCGCATCCTGGAGCGTTTCCTGGTGGATGTGATGGGGTTGCAGTGGCATGAAATTCACGAGGAGGCGGTGCGCCTGGAACATGCTCTCTCGCCGCGCCTGGAGGAGCGCATCGAGGAACTCGTCGGCGACGCCGCTACCTGCCCCCACGGCAATCCCATTCCAGGGCGCTGCGCCTCGTACACGGGTTCAGTGCGCCTCGATCAGGTCGCGCCGGGAGGGGTATTCACGCTGCGGCGCATCTCTGAGGAAGCCGAAGAAGATACCGTTCTGATCCGCTACCTGCAAAACAGTCATCTGGTGCCGGGTGAGCGTTTCGCCATTATTGATTGCTCTCCGGTCTATGGTGTCACCCTCCAGCGCGACGACCGACAGATCACCCTGTCGCCGCAGATCGCCGCGTACCTGTGGGGAGATGTGACCGCTACCTGA
- a CDS encoding DUF952 domain-containing protein gives MSRTIIFHLAPAERWTTWPDHEPYVLAEFAADGFVHCTAGEALMARVANTLYRDTPGDFVLLVIDVDALTAPVRWEAPAGADLAPLFPHIYGPINREAVIEVRRIQRAADGVFLL, from the coding sequence ATGAGCAGAACGATCATCTTCCACCTGGCGCCGGCTGAGCGCTGGACAACCTGGCCCGACCATGAACCATATGTTCTGGCTGAATTCGCCGCCGACGGGTTTGTGCATTGCACAGCGGGCGAAGCGTTGATGGCGCGCGTCGCCAATACGCTGTACCGCGATACTCCCGGCGATTTCGTGCTACTGGTCATCGACGTGGATGCGCTCACAGCGCCCGTGCGCTGGGAGGCGCCAGCCGGTGCAGACCTGGCGCCCCTCTTCCCGCACATCTATGGTCCGATCAATCGGGAAGCGGTTATTGAGGTTCGGCGCATCCAGCGCGCCGCCGATGGCGTGTTTCTGCTATAA
- a CDS encoding FGGY-family carbohydrate kinase: MADDLLLGIDVGTTNIKALVFDLHGACVSAASTATPVERPHPGWAEHDPDMLWQAVVDVIRCALAPLDDPQRVRGLAVASVGEAGVLVDARGEPVAPVIAWYDRRTAPYVQRWNAQDDPLETFRLTGMIPVPIYGMFKLQWLRDHAAEGYAAATTWLHIADYIAFRLCGARATDYSLASRSMLFDLRARRWSSALIDCAGLRGDLLPELVASGTRIGEVSPSAAAATGLSPGTIVGAGGHDHVCGALAANVRRQGDCLDSMGTAEAAFLPLDDIPLDERLFVANVSSWTHVTFGVHVARDRYYAMDGLFSSGAAVEWLRGLIAPGASLHEASAEVETLADSAPPGSMGVLFLPHLTAGERGAFVGLTASSGRSALARAVYEGLAFEWRHMLEHIEGMLGVRAATIRVIGGGTRLPVWLGIKADVLGRPLQVLDMDESVALGAALLGGLAAGVYRNEDEAVGALQLNERTIAPDDAAHTQYERVYRGAFLRLAPALAPVHTALDGLEAP, encoded by the coding sequence ATGGCTGACGATCTGTTGCTCGGTATCGATGTTGGGACGACCAACATCAAAGCGCTGGTGTTTGATCTCCACGGCGCCTGTGTGTCTGCCGCCAGCACAGCCACGCCGGTCGAGCGACCGCATCCGGGGTGGGCTGAACATGATCCCGACATGCTCTGGCAGGCGGTGGTCGATGTCATCCGCTGCGCCCTGGCGCCGCTCGACGATCCGCAACGGGTGCGTGGTCTGGCAGTGGCAAGCGTCGGCGAGGCGGGTGTGCTGGTCGATGCGCGCGGTGAGCCGGTCGCGCCGGTGATCGCCTGGTACGACCGTCGTACTGCGCCCTACGTGCAGCGCTGGAATGCTCAGGACGATCCGCTCGAGACGTTTCGCCTGACCGGTATGATCCCTGTGCCAATTTACGGCATGTTCAAGTTGCAGTGGTTGCGTGATCATGCGGCGGAAGGATATGCCGCCGCGACAACCTGGCTGCATATTGCCGATTATATTGCCTTTCGCCTGTGCGGCGCGCGTGCAACCGATTATTCGCTGGCGTCGCGCAGTATGCTCTTCGATCTCCGCGCGCGCCGCTGGTCGAGTGCGCTGATCGATTGCGCCGGGTTGCGGGGTGATCTGCTGCCGGAACTGGTTGCAAGCGGCACGCGCATTGGCGAGGTCTCACCATCGGCGGCAGCGGCGACCGGTCTGTCACCGGGAACCATTGTCGGCGCCGGCGGTCACGACCATGTGTGCGGCGCACTGGCAGCCAATGTGCGCCGCCAGGGTGATTGCCTTGACTCGATGGGAACGGCGGAAGCAGCGTTTCTGCCGCTCGACGACATCCCGCTCGATGAGCGTCTGTTTGTCGCCAATGTCTCTTCCTGGACGCACGTAACCTTTGGAGTGCACGTGGCGCGTGACCGCTACTACGCGATGGATGGCCTGTTCAGCAGCGGTGCGGCGGTTGAGTGGCTGCGCGGGTTGATCGCGCCGGGTGCGTCGCTCCATGAGGCGTCTGCCGAAGTGGAAACGCTGGCGGATTCGGCGCCTCCAGGCAGTATGGGAGTGCTCTTTCTGCCCCATCTGACTGCCGGTGAACGTGGTGCGTTTGTGGGTTTGACTGCCAGCAGCGGGCGGTCGGCGCTGGCGCGTGCGGTCTACGAAGGTCTGGCGTTCGAGTGGCGTCATATGCTGGAGCATATCGAAGGCATGCTGGGGGTGCGCGCTGCGACAATTCGGGTGATCGGCGGCGGGACGCGCCTGCCGGTCTGGCTCGGCATCAAGGCGGATGTGCTGGGGCGTCCTTTACAGGTGCTGGATATGGACGAAAGCGTCGCGCTGGGCGCCGCGCTGCTTGGCGGGCTTGCGGCGGGCGTCTATCGCAACGAGGATGAGGCGGTTGGCGCGTTGCAGTTGAACGAGCGCACGATTGCGCCTGATGATGCGGCGCACACGCAGTACGAACGTGTCTACCGCGGAGCGTTTCTCCGCCTTGCGCCTGCGCTGGCGCCGGTGCATACCGCACTCGATGGGTTGGAGGCGCCATGA
- the fabG gene encoding 3-oxoacyl-ACP reductase FabG, translating to MRLKGKVAIVTGAGHGIGKATAIAFAREGAHVAVVDINMAGAEATVAEITRLDGRALAVQADVSQAASVESMVETVLAWGGRIDVLLNNAGITRDARLVKMTEQQWDAVINVNLKGVWLCARAVAPHMSAQGSGSIINVSSIVGLYGNFGQSNYAATKGGVIAMTKTWARELGPSGVRVNAVTPGFIATEMITTIPEKVIQTVCERTPLRRLGKPEEVAAVYVFLASDESSFMTGSVIQVDGGLLW from the coding sequence ATGCGCCTGAAGGGTAAGGTTGCAATTGTGACCGGCGCAGGTCACGGCATTGGTAAAGCGACCGCGATTGCCTTCGCTCGCGAAGGGGCGCACGTCGCCGTTGTTGACATCAATATGGCCGGCGCTGAAGCGACGGTGGCAGAGATTACCAGGCTGGACGGTCGAGCGCTTGCTGTCCAGGCTGATGTCTCTCAGGCAGCGTCGGTGGAGTCGATGGTCGAAACGGTGCTGGCGTGGGGTGGTCGGATCGATGTGCTGCTCAACAATGCCGGTATTACGCGCGACGCTCGCCTGGTCAAAATGACCGAGCAGCAATGGGACGCGGTGATCAATGTCAATCTCAAGGGCGTCTGGTTGTGCGCGCGCGCCGTTGCGCCGCACATGAGCGCTCAGGGGAGCGGCTCGATCATTAACGTCAGTTCTATCGTCGGGCTGTACGGCAACTTCGGTCAGTCGAACTATGCCGCAACCAAAGGCGGCGTCATTGCAATGACCAAGACCTGGGCGCGGGAACTCGGTCCGTCGGGTGTGCGGGTCAATGCGGTCACGCCGGGATTCATCGCTACTGAGATGATTACGACCATCCCGGAGAAGGTGATCCAGACGGTCTGCGAACGCACGCCGCTACGCCGACTCGGTAAGCCGGAAGAGGTCGCTGCAGTGTATGTCTTCCTCGCGTCGGATGAATCGAGTTTTATGACCGGTTCGGTCATTCAGGTGGACGGCGGCTTGCTCTGGTAG
- a CDS encoding PHA/PHB synthase family protein yields the protein MTTSPETTLFPVDPATVAKNLYTEVERLGKAYEMGVRIATGKQKAKVAQTPKEAIWTLNKTTLYHYYPQAPAEKRKRVPLLLVFALINKPYIFDLRPGNSFVEYMVQQGYNVYLVDWGAPGPEDAHLTFDDYALEYLPRAVRRLQMHSGQRDFSMLGWCIGATLAAIYAAMRPDDGLRNLILLTAPIDFSNKDAIGPFPKWLKEDYFNLDAILEQTGNYPGEMIDVGSKLLKPVENLVGNYLRLLDNLDDPKIVESWQAMNTWVSDGVPFAGAAYRQLVVDLYRENRLMNGTWIMRGRPVNLGDIKASLLNIIARQDHIVPPCQSETILDRVSSTDKHQIIMPGGHIGIMAGSGARRGLWPQIDAWLADRSI from the coding sequence ATGACGACGTCGCCTGAGACGACGCTCTTTCCTGTAGATCCGGCAACAGTGGCAAAAAATCTGTACACTGAGGTTGAACGTCTTGGGAAAGCGTATGAGATGGGGGTCAGGATCGCGACGGGCAAGCAAAAGGCAAAAGTGGCGCAGACGCCAAAAGAAGCGATCTGGACGCTGAATAAGACGACCCTCTATCACTACTATCCCCAGGCGCCAGCCGAGAAGCGTAAGCGCGTGCCGCTGTTGCTGGTCTTTGCTCTGATCAACAAACCGTACATCTTCGACCTGCGCCCAGGCAATAGTTTTGTCGAGTACATGGTGCAGCAGGGGTACAACGTGTATCTCGTCGATTGGGGTGCGCCCGGTCCGGAAGACGCGCACCTGACCTTCGATGATTACGCGCTCGAATACCTGCCGCGCGCCGTGCGACGCCTGCAAATGCACAGCGGGCAGCGCGACTTCAGCATGCTTGGCTGGTGCATCGGCGCAACCCTGGCGGCGATCTATGCGGCAATGCGCCCGGACGACGGTTTGCGCAACCTGATCCTCCTCACTGCACCGATCGACTTCTCCAACAAGGATGCGATAGGTCCCTTCCCCAAGTGGCTGAAGGAAGATTACTTCAACCTGGACGCAATTCTCGAACAGACCGGCAACTACCCCGGCGAAATGATCGATGTCGGCAGCAAACTGCTCAAACCGGTCGAAAATCTGGTCGGCAATTATCTGCGGTTGCTTGATAACCTCGACGATCCAAAGATCGTCGAGTCGTGGCAGGCGATGAATACCTGGGTGAGCGATGGCGTCCCGTTTGCCGGCGCGGCATACCGGCAACTGGTCGTCGATCTCTACCGCGAGAACCGCCTGATGAACGGCACCTGGATCATGCGCGGTCGCCCGGTCAACCTGGGGGACATCAAAGCATCGCTGCTCAACATTATTGCGCGACAGGATCACATCGTGCCGCCGTGTCAGTCGGAAACGATCCTGGATCGTGTCAGCAGTACCGACAAACATCAGATCATCATGCCAGGCGGTCATATCGGCATTATGGCTGGCAGCGGGGCGCGTCGCGGCTTGTGGCCGCAGATCGATGCCTGGCTTGCCGATCGCTCGATCTAA
- a CDS encoding ABC transporter permease → MRVTFPDAGVLRPRFKLTPWDLVVVPLVIVAILLLTVAFQGASQPFDETTPDLTVSLNPANLPYYGLRTVFRMFLAVLLSLLFTFTVATLAAKSRRAEIVIIPALDFLQSLPILGFLTVTTAIFLGMFRGSLLGLEAASIFAIFTSQVWNMAFSFYHSLITTPRELQEAAAVLRLSPWKKFWKLEVPFAMPGLIWNTMMSVSGGWFFVVASEVISVVGRDNDQYLPGVGSYVGLAIEQADVAAMVYAGLTLLIIILIYDQLIFRPIVAWSEKFKFEQSEAQEVAQSWMLRLLQRSGIASSLGALGAAIRQSIPVRLTGDHPGPRVEPQPSLRPIDRAIDRIWYALVIAAALWAVWFLATYMFGPGLGFDNGRILAANPNVNTDLNPEIARRFAAVGVTVNPDHTVWLSAVCAVTADGTRVGAEMAEVLRDERVGAPGDLAAACATPMVPAGKVSWSEVLECLWLGLLTTMRVVIWIGISTLVWTPIGVWIGLRPRVAQFVQPLAQFAAAFPANLLFPIAVVLIATYALPQNLFQAPLMILGAQWYILFNVIAGTISIPNDLKEAARVLGLRGWAWWRKLIIPAIFPAFVTGGITASGGSWNASIVSEVVSWGATTLTLTGLGAYIAYWSTGEFNPHVGLGMLVMGLLVLGFNRLFWRRLYALAETRFRLD, encoded by the coding sequence ATGCGCGTGACGTTTCCTGACGCGGGCGTGCTGCGCCCGCGCTTCAAGCTGACGCCCTGGGACCTTGTGGTCGTCCCGCTGGTGATCGTGGCGATCCTGTTGCTGACGGTCGCGTTTCAGGGCGCGTCGCAGCCATTCGATGAGACGACGCCTGATCTAACTGTTTCTCTAAATCCTGCCAACCTGCCCTATTACGGGTTGCGGACGGTGTTCCGCATGTTCCTTGCTGTGCTGCTGAGCCTGCTGTTCACGTTCACCGTGGCGACCCTGGCAGCCAAGTCGCGGCGCGCTGAGATCGTTATCATTCCAGCGCTGGATTTCCTCCAGTCACTGCCAATCCTGGGGTTCCTGACGGTGACAACGGCGATTTTTCTCGGCATGTTCCGCGGCAGCCTGCTCGGTCTGGAGGCGGCCAGTATCTTTGCAATCTTTACCTCGCAGGTGTGGAATATGGCCTTTAGCTTCTATCACTCGTTGATCACCACGCCCAGGGAGCTACAAGAGGCTGCTGCCGTGTTACGGCTCTCGCCGTGGAAAAAGTTCTGGAAGCTGGAAGTTCCTTTCGCAATGCCCGGTCTCATCTGGAACACAATGATGTCAGTATCGGGCGGGTGGTTCTTTGTGGTCGCCTCTGAGGTCATCTCGGTGGTCGGGCGCGACAATGATCAGTATCTGCCTGGAGTCGGCTCGTATGTCGGGCTGGCGATTGAGCAGGCGGATGTTGCGGCGATGGTGTATGCCGGTCTGACGTTACTGATAATCATTCTGATCTACGACCAGTTGATTTTCCGCCCTATCGTCGCCTGGTCTGAAAAATTCAAGTTCGAGCAGTCTGAGGCGCAGGAAGTTGCACAATCGTGGATGCTGCGTTTGTTGCAGCGGTCGGGGATCGCCAGCAGCCTGGGTGCGCTTGGCGCCGCGATCCGCCAGAGCATTCCGGTTCGGCTGACGGGTGATCATCCTGGTCCGCGCGTCGAACCGCAACCATCGCTGCGACCGATTGATCGTGCGATTGACCGGATCTGGTATGCGCTCGTGATCGCAGCGGCGCTGTGGGCGGTATGGTTCCTGGCGACGTATATGTTCGGTCCGGGGCTGGGTTTCGATAATGGTCGGATTCTGGCGGCAAATCCAAATGTCAATACCGATCTCAACCCGGAGATTGCCCGCCGTTTTGCTGCCGTCGGAGTCACGGTCAACCCCGATCATACAGTCTGGCTGTCGGCTGTGTGCGCAGTGACCGCAGACGGGACGAGAGTCGGTGCAGAGATGGCGGAAGTGCTGCGTGACGAGCGCGTCGGCGCGCCGGGTGATCTGGCCGCCGCCTGCGCTACACCCATGGTACCTGCAGGCAAAGTATCCTGGTCAGAGGTACTGGAGTGCCTGTGGCTTGGACTGCTCACGACTATGCGAGTGGTGATCTGGATCGGCATCTCGACACTGGTCTGGACTCCGATTGGGGTCTGGATCGGATTGCGCCCGCGGGTCGCCCAGTTTGTGCAGCCGCTGGCGCAGTTTGCTGCTGCTTTCCCCGCTAACCTGCTCTTTCCGATTGCAGTGGTGCTCATCGCTACCTATGCGCTGCCGCAGAACCTGTTTCAGGCGCCACTGATGATTCTGGGAGCGCAGTGGTACATCCTGTTCAACGTGATCGCTGGCACGATCAGCATTCCAAACGATCTGAAAGAGGCTGCCCGGGTGCTTGGTCTGCGAGGGTGGGCATGGTGGCGCAAACTGATTATTCCGGCAATCTTTCCAGCGTTCGTCACCGGCGGGATTACGGCTTCGGGCGGTTCCTGGAATGCGTCCATCGTCTCTGAGGTCGTGTCGTGGGGCGCAACGACCCTCACCCTGACCGGTCTGGGCGCCTACATCGCCTACTGGAGCACTGGCGAGTTTAACCCGCACGTCGGTTTGGGCATGCTCGTAATGGGATTGCTCGTTCTGGGATTCAACCGCCTGTTCTGGCGCCGACTCTATGCGCTGGCTGAAACCCGTTTCCGTCTGGATTAG
- a CDS encoding magnesium transporter CorA family protein translates to MTTSDITSASARERLLQAGWMRLDRQQGDRLAEVKHMYGIDLSARVGRAAVEEYGFVIIPVDLIVYQHHEYRETNVVFALGNSVLISVEHDARLGALDVASRIVLEEVQAGKTHDPASVLFLILQSLNDAAHATIREISERLDELGESVATAGGGYQITGRQVGVADIADTVVTLAEAEELVAKTVESQLMLARAVRWLRRVAGHTQFGQALPTLLSDIHSLRRYAHFQHGKIRNLQQSLMTTLDLKQNNVIKVFTIVTAVFTPPTLVAAFYGQNFAEMPELFLPWGEWAVIVLTGLSAILPLFYIRKKGWMR, encoded by the coding sequence ATGACAACGAGTGACATCACTTCTGCATCGGCTCGTGAGCGTCTGCTTCAAGCGGGTTGGATGAGGCTGGACCGGCAGCAAGGTGATCGGCTGGCGGAGGTGAAACACATGTATGGCATCGATCTGTCGGCAAGGGTCGGACGCGCGGCAGTTGAGGAGTACGGCTTTGTGATCATCCCGGTCGACCTGATCGTTTACCAGCATCATGAATACCGGGAGACAAACGTTGTGTTCGCCCTCGGCAACTCCGTGCTGATCAGTGTCGAGCACGATGCGCGTCTTGGCGCGTTGGATGTGGCAAGCCGAATCGTGCTCGAAGAAGTTCAGGCTGGCAAGACCCATGATCCTGCTTCTGTCCTGTTTCTCATTCTGCAATCGCTCAACGACGCAGCTCATGCGACCATCCGGGAGATCTCCGAGCGTCTCGACGAACTTGGCGAGTCTGTAGCCACTGCAGGGGGCGGCTACCAGATAACTGGGCGCCAGGTCGGTGTCGCAGACATCGCCGATACGGTAGTCACACTGGCTGAAGCCGAAGAACTGGTTGCGAAGACAGTCGAGAGCCAGTTGATGCTTGCCCGAGCCGTCCGCTGGCTGCGGCGTGTTGCGGGTCATACGCAGTTTGGTCAGGCGCTGCCCACGCTGTTGTCGGACATCCATAGCCTGCGGCGCTACGCGCACTTTCAGCACGGCAAGATCCGCAACCTGCAGCAATCGCTGATGACCACGCTCGATCTCAAGCAAAACAATGTGATCAAAGTGTTCACCATCGTGACTGCGGTCTTCACGCCGCCGACCCTGGTCGCCGCCTTTTACGGACAAAACTTTGCTGAGATGCCCGAACTGTTTCTGCCATGGGGAGAATGGGCGGTCATCGTTCTTACGGGCTTGAGCGCCATTCTGCCATTGTTTTACATCAGAAAGAAGGGGTGGATGCGATGA
- a CDS encoding CorA family divalent cation transporter: MKKVNELPAWVRLQVSNQQELEDVARMYGLPLTTETMVRPEGVLRIRCTRLEGLRLLVTDMLWFQRDDQTPLYTVETVHGELWPGQAREWMQAQGLPFESSHATALVLLHQLVVQTAKVLDAIDDGLSVAGHVNARLLTNVGTDEAGGVEDVANLDAYLSTLPAPLSFVLQSLYDLERAGRQLRRAVLQRSWLTVERVDELVAEIESVQRRACFMQERQRFHQLAAQETVAMSDLNVVKVFTVLWAIFVPGTALINWYGQNFRFMPELSWFASSWVQMLGVLLVTAVPVIIIRQAGALR; this comes from the coding sequence ATGAAAAAGGTCAACGAACTACCTGCCTGGGTTCGCCTGCAGGTAAGCAACCAGCAGGAGCTTGAAGATGTAGCCCGAATGTATGGGCTGCCCCTGACGACCGAGACCATGGTTCGACCTGAAGGCGTCCTGCGCATTCGCTGTACAAGACTCGAAGGGTTGCGCCTGTTAGTGACCGATATGCTGTGGTTCCAACGTGACGATCAGACTCCCCTCTACACGGTGGAGACAGTTCACGGTGAGCTATGGCCCGGTCAGGCGCGCGAGTGGATGCAGGCTCAGGGGCTTCCGTTTGAAAGTTCCCACGCGACGGCGCTGGTTCTCTTGCACCAGTTAGTGGTCCAGACGGCAAAAGTGCTCGACGCGATCGATGATGGGTTGAGCGTAGCCGGGCACGTTAATGCTCGCCTCCTGACGAATGTTGGCACTGATGAGGCTGGCGGAGTTGAGGATGTAGCAAACTTAGATGCTTACCTATCGACCCTGCCTGCCCCGCTGTCTTTCGTGTTGCAATCGTTATACGACCTGGAACGGGCCGGGCGCCAGCTGCGCCGCGCTGTTCTTCAACGGTCATGGTTGACGGTTGAGCGCGTTGATGAATTGGTCGCCGAGATTGAAAGCGTGCAGCGACGTGCATGCTTCATGCAGGAGAGACAGCGATTTCATCAACTGGCAGCGCAAGAAACCGTCGCAATGAGCGACCTGAATGTGGTCAAGGTGTTCACAGTGCTATGGGCCATATTTGTACCGGGTACCGCCTTGATCAACTGGTATGGGCAGAACTTTCGGTTCATGCCGGAGTTGTCGTGGTTTGCCTCCTCGTGGGTACAAATGCTGGGCGTGCTATTAGTGACAGCAGTGCCCGTGATCATCATCAGACAAGCGGGGGCGCTCAGATAA
- a CDS encoding magnesium transporter CorA family protein, whose translation MSQNEAFSVPVTINQTPPVNRWLRVSAAQTDALAVIKQRLGIDLIQTVTSGISQVGEFLIYPLTFLSVEGNKKIISKVIFIVGREILVSLEPEPAPKPLGVAVSRMQRDGRDNDAFEAFAIVLQSINDATDELLDSLNEDLGEALVQTNAVLNSLESRERDFGVSDVVSTQVELGVVEDLLSECIQTQLQLALVARQTLARLPQEFSHLRQRYHTLIDDIEGVEEHVHFVHDRVRLLQTSNNLALSVKQNQIVKVFSVLTAVFLPALLISTYYSMNFAYMPILEWQYGEPMVIALTALLALLPLIYVKQRGLLR comes from the coding sequence ATGAGCCAGAACGAAGCGTTTTCGGTTCCAGTTACTATCAATCAGACGCCCCCGGTTAACCGGTGGCTGCGTGTCAGCGCTGCCCAGACCGATGCACTCGCAGTGATCAAGCAACGCCTGGGCATCGACCTTATCCAGACTGTGACAAGCGGTATCAGCCAGGTAGGGGAATTCCTGATTTACCCTCTGACGTTTCTGAGCGTCGAGGGGAACAAGAAGATAATCAGCAAGGTGATCTTTATAGTTGGGCGGGAGATTCTTGTCTCCCTGGAGCCAGAGCCTGCTCCAAAACCGCTCGGCGTCGCGGTATCACGGATGCAGCGTGACGGACGTGATAACGATGCATTCGAAGCCTTCGCTATTGTCTTGCAGTCGATCAACGATGCCACCGACGAACTGCTCGACTCGTTGAACGAGGATCTCGGCGAGGCGCTGGTGCAGACGAATGCCGTTCTCAATAGCCTCGAATCACGCGAGCGTGACTTCGGGGTCAGCGATGTCGTATCGACCCAGGTTGAGTTGGGCGTAGTCGAGGATTTGCTTTCGGAGTGCATCCAGACCCAACTGCAACTCGCCCTGGTGGCGAGACAAACGCTGGCGCGTCTTCCGCAGGAGTTTTCCCATCTCAGGCAACGTTACCACACCCTCATTGATGACATCGAAGGGGTCGAGGAGCACGTGCATTTCGTCCATGACCGTGTACGTCTCTTACAAACGTCCAATAACCTGGCGCTGAGCGTCAAGCAGAATCAGATTGTCAAGGTGTTTTCGGTGCTCACCGCAGTGTTTCTGCCCGCTCTACTCATTTCGACGTACTACAGCATGAATTTCGCCTATATGCCTATCCTGGAGTGGCAGTACGGCGAGCCGATGGTTATCGCCCTGACGGCGTTGCTGGCGCTGCTGCCACTGATTTACGTCAAACAGCGCGGGTTGCTACGGTAA